A genomic stretch from Dama dama isolate Ldn47 chromosome 10, ASM3311817v1, whole genome shotgun sequence includes:
- the TLCD3B gene encoding ceramide synthase — MLTPMVAGGVVFPGLFLLSKNTLQRLPQLRWEEADAVIVSARLVSSVQAVMASTAGYIVSTSCKHIIDDQHWLSSAYTQFAVPYFIYDIYAMFLCHWHKHQVKGHGGDEGGTRAPGSTWAVARGYLHKEFLMVLHHAVMVLVCFPLSVVWRQGKGDFFLGCLLMAEVSTPFVCLGKILIQYKQQHTLLHKVNGALMLLSFLCCRVLLFPYLYWAYGRHAGLPLLAVPLALPVHVNLGAALLLAPQLYWFFLICRGACRLFRPRGSRPPSPCQTQD, encoded by the exons ATGCTGACCCCCATGGTGGCCGGGGGGGTGGTGTTCCCCGGACTCTTCCTCCTCTCCAAGAACACGCTCCAGCGGCTGCCCCAGCTGCGCTGGGAGGAGGCCGACGCGGTCATTGTCTCAGCCAG GCTAGTGTCCTCTGTCCAAGCTGTAATGGCCTCCACTGCTGGCTACATCGTCTCCACCTCCTGCAAGCACATCATAGATGACCA ACACTGGCTCTCCTCCGCCTACACGCAGTTTGCAGTGCCCTACTTCATCTATGACATCTATGCCATGTTCCTGTGTCACTGGCACAAACACCAGGTCAAGGGGCACGGAGGGGACGAAGGCGGCACCAGAGCCCCGGGCAGCACCTGGGCGGTGGCACGTGGTTACCTGCACAAGGAGTTCCTCATGGTGCTCCACCACGCCGTCATGGTGCTCGTGTGTTTCCCGCTGTcggtg GTGTGGCGTCAAGGGAAGGGAGACTTCTTTCTAGGCTGCTTGCTGATGGCAGAGGTCAGCACCCCCTTTGTCTGCCTTGGCAAGATTCTCATCCAG TACAAACAGCAGCACACGCTGCTGCACAAGGTGAACGGGGCCCTGATGCTGCTCAGCTTCCTGTGCTGCCGGGTGCTGCTCTTCCCCTACCTGTACTGGGCCTACGGGCGGCACGCGGGCCTGCCCCTGCTCGCCGTGCCCCTCGCCCTCCCGGTCCACGTCAACCTGGGCGCCGCGCTGCTCCTCGCCCCGCAGCTCTACTGGTTCTTCCTCATCTGCCGCGGGGCCTGCCGCCTCTTCCGGCCCCGGGGCTCCCGGCCGCCCTCTCCCTGTCAGACCCAGGACTGA
- the C10H16orf92 gene encoding fertilization-influencing membrane protein gives MRPRQWVWVWMWLLGLGPLESAPSLERAKASGQGAESPLFLDRPDFFDYPDSDQVKLLAVAQFIGEKPVIFANSGSDSRLFHHILVGALLVAFFFLLFQFCTHM, from the exons ATGAGGCCAAGgcagtgggtgtgggtgtggatgTGGCTGCTTGGGCTGGGGCCCCTAGAATCAG cacccagTCTGGAACGTGCCAAGGCCTCGGGTCAGGGAGCAGAGTCTCCGCTCTTCCTAGACAGACCTGACTTCTTTGATTACCCAGACTCAGACCAAGTCAAGCTCCTGGCCGTGGCCCAGTTCATTGGAGAGAAACCTGTCATCTTTGCTAACTCAG GTTCTGACTCCAGGCTCTTCCATCACATCCTGGTTGGTGCTCTGCTGGTGGCCTTCTTCTTCCTGCTTTTCCAGTTCTGCACTCACATGTAA
- the DOC2A gene encoding double C2-like domain-containing protein alpha encodes MRGRRGDRMAINIQEHMAINVCPGPIRPIRQISDYFPRRGPGFEGGGGGFGEAPAHLAPLALAPPAALLGATTPEEGAEVDSYDSDDTTALGTLEFDLLYDQASCTLHCSILRAKGLKPMDFNGLADPYVKLHLLPGACKANKLKTKTQRNTLNPVWNEDLTYSGITVDDITHKVLRISVCDEDKLSHNEFIGEIRVPLRRLKPSQKKHFNICLERQVPLASPSSMSAALRGISCYLKELEQAEQGPGLLEERGRILLSLSYSSRRRGLLVGIVRCAHLAAMDVNGYSDPYVKTYLRPDVDKKSKHKTCVKKKTLNPEFNEEFFYDMELSTLATKTLEVTVWDYDIGKSNDFIGGVSLGSGARGEARRHWSDCLQQPDAALERWHTLTSQLPPAAGALPSA; translated from the exons ATGAGGGGCCGCAGGGGCGACCGCATGGCCATCAACATCCAGGAGCACATGGCCATCAACGTGTGCCCGGGGCCCATCCGGCCCATCCGCCAGATCTCCGACTACTTCCCCCGCCGGGGACCCGGCTTCGAAGGGGGTGGTGGGGGCTTCGGAGAGGCCCCTGCTCATCTGGCCCCCTTGGCCCTGGCCCCCCCAGCGGCCCTCCTTGGGGCCACCACGCCCGAGGAGGGAGCCGAGGTGGACAGCTACGACTCGGATGATACCA cCGCCCTGGGCACGCTGGAGTTTGACCTTCTCTATGACCAGGCTTCCTGCACTCTGCACTGTAGTATCCTCAGGGCTAAG GGCCTCAAGCCCATGGATTTCAATGGCCTGGCTGACCCCTATGTCAAGCTGCACCTGCTGCCTGGAGCCTGCAAG GCCAACAAACTAAAAACTAAGACTCAGAGGAACAcgctgaatcccgtgtggaacgAGGACCTGACGTATAGCGGGATCACGGTTGATGACATCACGCACAAGGTGCTCAG GATCTCCGTCTGTGATGAAgacaagctgagccacaacgaGTTCATTGGGGAGATCCGAGTACCCCTCCGCCGCCTCAAGCCTTCACAGAAGAAGCATTTTAATATCTGCCTCGAGCGCCAGGTCCCG CTGGCTTCACCCTCTTCCATGTCTGCGGCGCTGAGGGGCATCTCCTGTTACCTGAAGGAG CTGGAGCAGGCGGAGCAGGGGCCGGGGCTGCTGGAGGAGCGTGGGCGCATCCTGCTGAGCCTCAGCTACAGCTCTCGGCGCCGCGGGCTGCTGGTGGGCATCGTGCGCTGTGCCCACCTGGCTGCCATGGACGTCAACGGCTACTCCGACCCCTATGTCAAGAC GTACCTGAGGCCGGATGTGGATAAGAAATCCAAGCATAAAACATGCGTGAAGAAGAAGACTCTCAACCCAGAATTTAATGAG GAATTCTTCTATGATATGGAGCTCTCCACTCTGGCCACTAAGACTCTGGAAGTCACAGTCTGGGACTATGACATCGGCAAATCCAACGACTTCATCG GTGGTGTGTCCCTGGGGTCAGGCGCCCGGGGAGAGGCCCGGAGGCACTGGAGCGACTGTCTGCAGCAGCCGGATGCAGCCCTGGAACGCTGGCACACTCTGACCAGCCAGCTGCCCCCCGCGGCCGGGGCTCTGCCCTCAGCCTGA